In Methanosarcina siciliae T4/M, one genomic interval encodes:
- a CDS encoding DUF5305 domain-containing protein translates to MLTVVFLLIMVFSGLWIYEKYTETSYEQEEVLSYTQYGTYTYSASVTEPNPLYPEGTRLEMGKAAYFFAVSPTLDVSFIYSFEAADSADLDVEAETMIVASGKEGSGEEQKIFWQKKFSVGDPITVKMENGDIFIYNFTLDMPETKLMAKKVQYQLNYSSDLAIEIVTTVDYEGKINGQKVKGTKNFAMPINIVSTYYQVPAELGSREDTYKNIRVKRDPSLSMIKFPLFLFFLNAILIGALIPIGKMKKIDTEYIEKIEKERKKAPFKEFISKGKIPENLNSLLQVEISSLKDLVDVASDINERVIHDTASGEYFIIHNGTLYIFFEDPSEEEY, encoded by the coding sequence ATGCTTACCGTTGTTTTCTTATTGATTATGGTTTTTTCCGGACTCTGGATATATGAGAAATATACAGAGACGTCATATGAACAGGAAGAAGTCCTTTCCTATACACAGTACGGCACGTATACATATTCAGCCTCCGTAACGGAGCCTAATCCTCTCTACCCGGAAGGAACAAGGCTTGAAATGGGAAAAGCTGCCTATTTCTTTGCCGTGTCTCCTACTCTGGATGTTTCATTCATATACAGCTTTGAAGCCGCAGATTCTGCAGACCTCGATGTGGAGGCTGAGACAATGATTGTGGCCAGTGGGAAAGAAGGGTCAGGAGAAGAGCAGAAAATATTCTGGCAGAAGAAGTTCTCGGTTGGGGACCCGATAACCGTAAAAATGGAAAACGGAGACATTTTTATCTATAATTTCACCCTTGACATGCCTGAAACAAAATTAATGGCCAAAAAGGTGCAGTATCAGCTGAACTACTCCTCGGACCTGGCGATAGAAATTGTTACTACCGTAGATTATGAAGGAAAAATAAATGGACAGAAAGTTAAAGGTACAAAAAATTTTGCTATGCCTATCAACATCGTTTCTACATACTACCAGGTGCCTGCAGAATTGGGGTCCAGAGAAGATACGTATAAAAATATCAGGGTGAAAAGAGACCCCTCATTATCAATGATCAAATTTCCTCTGTTCTTATTTTTTTTAAATGCAATCCTGATAGGAGCACTTATTCCGATAGGGAAAATGAAAAAAATTGACACGGAATATATAGAAAAAATAGAAAAAGAACGTAAAAAAGCACCTTTTAAAGAGTTTATCAGCAAAGGCAAAATTCCCGAAAACCTGAACTCCTTGCTGCAGGTTGAGATTTCTTCACTTAAAGACCTTGTAGATGTCGCCTCTGATATAAATGAAAGGGTAATTCATGATACCGCATCCGGAGAATATTTCATAATTCATAATGGGACATTATATATTTTCTTTGAAGACCCTTCAGAAGAAGAATATTAA
- the uppS gene encoding polyprenyl diphosphate synthase — translation MVPWNKEAFRAGLRFVKNRTFSMFYREYEQLLEKEILSSEIPDHIAVIMDGNRRYAGQLGKARSFGHAMGAEVTEQVIEWCYEIGVKELTLYAFSTENFQRSEEEVDGLFNLINEKFLKLYYDKRTYEKEMQVRVIGDRTKLPAFLTESVEKIEKATEHHQNFNLNVAIAYGGRQDIMQAVRDIAACVSSGKLSLEDVDENLISKHLYPAPGVSVPNVDLIVRTGGDERVSNFLPWQANGSECATYFCAPFWPEFRKIDLLRSIRVYQARKDEKNQEQSYRVSKVVNFLRVGKYGEKGEELGQLLPVKKQGVS, via the coding sequence ATGGTGCCGTGGAATAAAGAAGCCTTCCGGGCAGGGCTTCGCTTTGTGAAAAACCGAACTTTCAGTATGTTCTACCGGGAGTATGAACAGCTGCTTGAGAAGGAGATTTTAAGTTCTGAAATCCCTGACCACATAGCTGTAATCATGGACGGGAACCGCAGATATGCGGGACAACTGGGAAAGGCTCGAAGTTTCGGGCATGCTATGGGAGCAGAAGTCACCGAACAGGTTATTGAATGGTGCTATGAGATAGGAGTAAAAGAGCTCACCCTCTATGCCTTTTCCACAGAGAATTTCCAGCGTTCGGAAGAAGAAGTTGATGGACTTTTCAACCTGATCAATGAGAAGTTTCTGAAACTTTATTATGACAAAAGGACCTACGAAAAAGAGATGCAGGTCCGGGTAATAGGAGACAGGACAAAGCTGCCGGCTTTTCTGACAGAGTCCGTTGAAAAGATTGAGAAAGCCACCGAACACCATCAAAATTTTAACCTGAACGTGGCTATTGCTTATGGGGGCAGACAGGACATAATGCAGGCAGTGCGGGATATTGCAGCCTGTGTTTCAAGTGGAAAACTTTCACTTGAAGATGTTGATGAAAACCTGATATCAAAACACCTCTACCCAGCTCCGGGAGTGTCTGTCCCGAACGTGGACCTGATCGTCCGCACCGGAGGCGACGAAAGAGTCTCCAACTTCCTGCCGTGGCAGGCTAACGGCAGCGAGTGTGCAACTTATTTCTGTGCTCCTTTCTGGCCGGAATTCCGAAAGATCGATCTTCTTCGCTCAATCAGAGTATATCAGGCCCGAAAAGACGAAAAAAATCAGGAACAATCATACCGGGTTTCAAAAGTTGTAAATTTCCTCAGAGTAGGAAAATACGGGGAAAAAGGCGAAGAACTCGGGCAGCTCCTTCCGGTAAAAAAGCAAGGAGTGTCTTGA
- a CDS encoding thioredoxin domain-containing protein: MEKVGGIILGKGQRKPNRLINEKSPYLLQHAYNAVDWYPWGEEAFEKARKENKPIFLSIGYSTCHWCHVMAHESFEDEEVARLMNEAFVSIKVDREERPDIDNIYMTVCQIILGRGGWPLTIIMTPGKKPFFAGTYIPKKSRFNQTGMMELVPRIKEIWNRQHEEVLDSAEKITTTIQDMIVESTGEGLGEDTIAEAYNDLLNSFDPGYGGFGRAPKFPTPHKISFLLRYWKRNGNPEALDMVEHTLDNMRSGGIYDHLGSGFHRYSTDNMWLLPHFEKMLYDQALIAIAYTEAYQISGKDLYKETAKGILDYVLRDLTSPVGGFYCGEDADVEEEEGKYYLWTIEEVMSILGPDDSELIIKMFNLKRGGNFEEEIRGRKTGTNLFYMVHSPGSLAAELEIPVEEVESRVKSALGKLLKARYERKRPSLDDKILTDWNGLMIAAFAKGFQVFREEKYLKTAEKAADFLLETLYSPEKRLLHRYRDGVAGISGTSDDYAFLIHGLLELYESGFELRYLKAAVSLNRELLEHFWDRESGGLYFTANDSEALIFRKKEFADAAIPSGNSFETLNLLRLSRLIADPGMEKTADRLERAFSKLIKKAPSGYTQFLSALDFRLGPSYEVIISGKRESPDTVNMLEELWSYFTPNKVLVFRPEGENPEIADLAEYTKEQLPIEGKTTAYVCQNYECQLPTTETREMLKLLNV, translated from the coding sequence ATGGAAAAAGTAGGAGGGATTATACTGGGAAAAGGACAAAGAAAGCCTAATCGCCTGATTAACGAAAAGAGCCCTTATCTTCTACAACATGCCTATAATGCTGTGGATTGGTATCCCTGGGGGGAAGAGGCTTTTGAAAAAGCCAGAAAAGAAAATAAGCCTATTTTTCTCTCAATAGGATACTCTACCTGCCACTGGTGCCATGTAATGGCACATGAGTCTTTTGAGGATGAGGAAGTTGCAAGACTCATGAACGAAGCCTTTGTTTCCATAAAAGTGGACAGGGAAGAAAGGCCCGACATTGATAATATTTATATGACTGTCTGCCAGATTATTCTTGGAAGAGGAGGCTGGCCTCTAACGATAATTATGACTCCGGGTAAAAAACCCTTTTTTGCAGGCACCTATATCCCGAAAAAATCACGCTTCAACCAGACAGGAATGATGGAACTGGTCCCCAGGATAAAAGAAATCTGGAACCGGCAACATGAAGAAGTGCTTGATTCGGCTGAGAAGATTACAACCACTATCCAGGACATGATTGTAGAATCTACAGGAGAAGGTCTTGGAGAAGATACAATCGCAGAAGCCTATAACGACTTACTGAATTCATTTGATCCCGGGTACGGAGGTTTTGGAAGGGCTCCGAAATTCCCGACTCCGCACAAAATTTCCTTTTTACTCCGCTACTGGAAACGCAACGGGAATCCGGAAGCCCTCGATATGGTAGAGCACACCCTGGACAATATGCGCAGCGGAGGGATTTATGACCATCTGGGATCGGGCTTTCACCGCTATTCCACGGATAACATGTGGCTCCTGCCCCACTTTGAAAAAATGTTATACGACCAGGCCCTTATCGCAATCGCATACACCGAAGCCTATCAGATTAGCGGAAAAGACCTGTATAAAGAAACGGCAAAAGGAATCCTTGACTATGTTTTAAGGGACCTGACATCCCCGGTAGGCGGATTTTACTGCGGAGAGGATGCCGATGTTGAAGAAGAAGAAGGAAAGTACTACCTGTGGACCATAGAAGAGGTCATGAGTATCCTTGGCCCTGATGATTCCGAACTGATTATTAAAATGTTTAACTTGAAAAGGGGAGGCAACTTTGAAGAAGAAATAAGGGGAAGAAAAACCGGAACAAACCTCTTCTATATGGTTCACTCGCCGGGTTCCCTTGCAGCCGAACTTGAGATCCCCGTAGAAGAAGTTGAAAGCAGAGTAAAAAGCGCCCTGGGAAAACTGCTTAAAGCCAGGTACGAGCGCAAAAGGCCTTCACTGGATGATAAGATCCTGACCGACTGGAACGGGCTCATGATCGCAGCCTTTGCAAAAGGTTTCCAGGTTTTCAGGGAAGAAAAGTATCTGAAAACCGCAGAAAAAGCCGCGGATTTTCTCCTGGAAACCCTTTACAGCCCCGAAAAAAGGCTGCTTCACCGCTACAGAGACGGAGTTGCAGGAATTTCCGGAACTTCCGATGACTATGCTTTCCTGATACATGGGCTCCTGGAACTTTATGAGTCAGGATTCGAGCTGCGCTATCTCAAAGCGGCCGTTTCCCTGAACAGGGAACTGCTTGAACATTTCTGGGACCGGGAGAGCGGAGGGCTTTATTTCACAGCCAACGATAGCGAGGCTCTGATCTTCAGAAAAAAGGAGTTTGCGGATGCAGCAATCCCATCCGGAAACTCATTTGAAACGTTGAATCTTCTGCGCCTTTCCAGGCTAATTGCCGACCCTGGAATGGAGAAAACTGCTGACAGACTCGAACGCGCATTTTCAAAGCTGATAAAAAAAGCGCCTTCAGGATACACTCAGTTTCTGTCTGCCCTTGATTTCAGGCTGGGCCCTTCATACGAAGTAATTATTTCAGGAAAACGCGAGTCTCCGGATACAGTAAATATGCTCGAAGAGCTCTGGAGCTACTTCACACCCAATAAGGTGCTGGTTTTCAGGCCCGAAGGAGAAAATCCCGAAATTGCAGACCTTGCGGAATACACAAAAGAACAGCTCCCTATTGAAGGAAAGACAACTGCATACGTCTGCCAGAACTATGAATGCCAGCTTCCTACCACCGAAACCAGAGAGATGTTAAAGCTGCTTAATGTCTGA
- a CDS encoding cytochrome b5 domain-containing protein translates to MKEYTLEELSEYNGKNGKTYIAYAGQVYDVSDSYMWEDGTHQGLHDSGQDLSDAMDNEAPHGPEVFKDYPVVGTLKK, encoded by the coding sequence ATGAAAGAGTATACACTTGAAGAACTTTCAGAGTACAACGGAAAGAACGGCAAGACTTACATCGCCTATGCAGGGCAGGTATACGACGTATCGGACAGTTACATGTGGGAAGACGGGACTCACCAGGGACTCCATGATTCGGGGCAGGACCTCTCGGACGCTATGGACAACGAAGCGCCCCACGGCCCTGAGGTATTCAAGGATTACCCGGTTGTCGGAACTTTGAAAAAATAA
- a CDS encoding pyridoxamine 5'-phosphate oxidase family protein, with protein sequence MKDEIASAIPQELKEKEGETPVEKTGLEKKELLEQLRAFFESQLLAVLATQNGTAPYVSLVAFASDEKLKYILFSTTKATRKYLNLLANPSVSMLIDNRKNAIEDLRDAMAVTALGKVEPIEDFERSIMEKIYLMKHPQLVDFLHSPTTAFLKIRVEKYIVVTRFQHVVEVSV encoded by the coding sequence ATGAAAGATGAGATTGCATCTGCTATTCCTCAGGAACTTAAAGAAAAGGAAGGGGAAACCCCTGTAGAGAAGACAGGGCTCGAAAAAAAAGAACTGCTTGAACAACTGAGAGCATTTTTTGAATCCCAGCTTCTTGCCGTCCTGGCAACTCAAAACGGAACAGCGCCTTACGTGAGCCTTGTTGCATTTGCCTCGGATGAAAAGCTGAAATATATTCTTTTTTCTACCACGAAAGCAACCAGAAAATACTTAAATTTATTAGCAAACCCTTCCGTTTCCATGTTGATTGATAACAGGAAGAACGCAATCGAAGACCTTAGAGATGCAATGGCTGTAACAGCGCTCGGGAAAGTCGAACCCATAGAGGACTTCGAACGGAGCATAATGGAAAAAATCTATCTGATGAAGCACCCGCAACTCGTGGATTTTTTGCATTCGCCTACAACAGCTTTTCTGAAAATCCGGGTGGAAAAATATATTGTTGTGACCCGTTTCCAGCACGTTGTTGAAGTTTCGGTTTAA
- a CDS encoding adenylate kinase family protein, which yields MLIGLTGTPGTGKTSASKLLEKRRQWKVIHLNDLIKKEHLYTEVDEKRDSVIADMELIRSRLPELIDEMEKESENKMVILESHLSHYITDIVIVLRAYPPELKKRLEKRGYSEEKVNENAEAESIDLILAEAFEWCDKVFEVNTTGRTAEETTGDVEKIIDYLLSGKEEGLKEYSPGSLDWIDSVP from the coding sequence ATGCTCATAGGACTCACGGGTACGCCGGGGACGGGAAAGACCTCGGCAAGCAAGCTTCTTGAAAAAAGAAGGCAGTGGAAGGTAATTCACCTCAACGACCTGATTAAAAAAGAACACCTCTATACCGAGGTTGATGAAAAAAGGGATTCGGTAATAGCGGATATGGAGCTTATCCGAAGCCGCCTTCCTGAACTTATTGATGAAATGGAAAAGGAATCCGAAAACAAAATGGTAATTCTTGAAAGCCACCTTTCCCACTACATAACAGATATCGTAATCGTGCTCAGAGCTTATCCTCCCGAACTGAAAAAAAGGCTTGAAAAGCGCGGATATTCCGAAGAAAAGGTAAACGAAAACGCAGAAGCCGAATCGATCGATTTGATCCTGGCAGAAGCTTTTGAATGGTGCGACAAAGTTTTTGAAGTAAACACGACTGGCAGGACTGCGGAAGAGACCACCGGAGATGTGGAAAAAATCATAGATTATCTCCTGAGCGGAAAAGAAGAAGGACTGAAGGAATACAGCCCCGGCTCCCTTGACTGGATAGATTCGGTACCCTGA
- a CDS encoding nicotinamide-nucleotide adenylyltransferase: MMRAFYIGRFQPYHFGHHAVITRIAEEVDELVIGIGSAQKSHEATDPFTAGERVLMLYNALENLPIRHYVLPIEDVRYNSIWVHHVASRTPRFDVVYSNNPLVIQLFREAGFCVKESPLYVRERYSGTEIRRRMIAGEKWEHLVPISVVEAIKDFDGVSRLRNVSASDTNCSL; the protein is encoded by the coding sequence ATGATGCGAGCTTTCTATATCGGACGTTTTCAGCCGTATCATTTCGGGCACCATGCCGTAATTACGCGGATTGCCGAAGAGGTGGACGAACTGGTCATTGGCATAGGAAGTGCCCAGAAAAGCCATGAAGCCACCGACCCGTTCACGGCAGGGGAAAGGGTACTGATGCTCTATAACGCGCTTGAGAACCTTCCCATCCGTCATTACGTCCTCCCCATCGAAGATGTCAGGTATAACTCTATCTGGGTCCACCACGTTGCATCCAGAACCCCCCGTTTTGACGTGGTGTACTCGAACAATCCTCTCGTTATCCAGCTTTTCCGGGAAGCCGGGTTCTGCGTTAAGGAGTCTCCGCTCTATGTCAGGGAAAGGTACTCCGGGACTGAAATCCGGAGGCGGATGATTGCCGGAGAAAAGTGGGAGCACCTTGTCCCGATATCTGTCGTAGAAGCAATCAAAGATTTTGACGGAGTTTCCCGCCTCAGGAATGTTTCTGCAAGCGATACTAACTGTTCTTTATAA
- the fpoF gene encoding F420H2 dehydrogenase subunit FpoF, whose translation MPPKIAEVIDYDVCAACGACEAVCPIGAVTVKKAAGIRDPNDLSLYEKGAGYQVCEGCLTCSRVCPVVDGFIQNELTNVRKFFGARSKDNAGSQDGGVSSGILKSLFKQGKIDCAVGITRNEKWEPEVVLLTSAEDVERARGTKYTSDPVLAALREAFEKYDRIAVVGVPCQAHAAHLIRENVNEKIVLIIGLLCMESFHHDVMLEEIIPEILKVKIEDIRKMEFTKGKFWVYTDDGEVHSVPIKDVAKFARNPCHHCCDYTSVFADISVGSVGAPDGWNSVFIRTEVGEKYFDMVRDDMEIMEDPKPGLELVEKLIGMKRKGNAEHFLEVCEKFSFETGIRNETI comes from the coding sequence TTGCCACCAAAAATTGCAGAAGTCATTGATTATGACGTATGCGCAGCCTGCGGGGCATGCGAGGCCGTATGTCCCATTGGGGCTGTTACCGTAAAGAAGGCGGCAGGAATTCGAGATCCGAACGATCTGAGCCTGTATGAGAAAGGGGCCGGATACCAGGTTTGTGAAGGTTGCTTAACCTGTAGCCGGGTCTGTCCGGTAGTTGATGGTTTCATCCAGAATGAACTTACAAATGTGCGCAAGTTCTTTGGTGCAAGGTCAAAAGATAATGCAGGCAGTCAGGACGGTGGAGTATCCAGCGGCATCCTCAAATCTCTCTTCAAGCAGGGTAAAATCGACTGTGCAGTCGGAATTACCAGAAATGAGAAATGGGAACCTGAAGTTGTCCTGCTGACAAGTGCGGAAGACGTGGAACGAGCAAGAGGGACAAAGTACACCTCGGACCCCGTACTCGCAGCTCTCAGGGAAGCCTTCGAAAAGTACGACCGGATTGCAGTTGTTGGAGTTCCCTGCCAGGCTCATGCTGCACATTTGATCCGGGAAAATGTAAACGAAAAGATCGTGCTCATTATAGGGCTGCTCTGTATGGAAAGTTTCCATCATGATGTCATGCTTGAAGAGATCATTCCTGAAATCCTTAAGGTAAAGATCGAAGATATCCGGAAGATGGAATTCACCAAGGGTAAGTTCTGGGTCTACACTGATGACGGGGAGGTCCACTCCGTGCCTATCAAGGACGTGGCCAAGTTTGCCAGAAACCCCTGCCACCACTGCTGTGATTATACCTCGGTCTTTGCCGATATCTCGGTAGGTTCGGTCGGGGCTCCTGACGGGTGGAACTCGGTATTTATAAGAACCGAAGTCGGAGAGAAGTACTTCGATATGGTCCGTGATGATATGGAAATCATGGAAGACCCCAAGCCTGGCCTCGAACTTGTCGAAAAGCTTATAGGGATGAAGCGTAAGGGCAATGCTGAACATTTCCTTGAAGTTTGTGAGAAGTTCAGCTTTGAGACCGGAATCCGCAATGAAACGATCTGA
- the mer gene encoding 5,10-methylenetetrahydromethanopterin reductase: protein MKFGIEFVPSDPALKIAYYAKLSEQQGFDYVWITDHYNNRDVYSTLTVLALNTNSIKIGSGVTNSYTRNPAITASSIASIAEISGGRAVLGLGPGDKATFDAMGIAWEKPLATTREAIQAIRGFIEGKKVSMDGEMVKFGGAKLAFKAGNVPIYMGAQGPKMLELSGEVADGVLINASHPKDFEVAVEQIRKGAEKAGRDPSEVDVTAYACFSIDKDPAKAINAAKVVVAFIVAGSPDLVLERHGIPVDAKKQIGDAIAKGDFGALMGGLVTPQMIEAFAICGTPEDCMKRIKDLEAIGVTQIVAGSPIGPDKEKAIKLIGKEIIAKM from the coding sequence ATGAAGTTCGGAATCGAATTTGTGCCAAGCGATCCTGCCTTAAAGATCGCATATTACGCAAAGCTCTCAGAACAGCAGGGATTCGACTACGTCTGGATCACTGATCACTACAACAACCGTGACGTATATTCCACTCTTACCGTTCTCGCTCTGAATACCAACAGTATCAAGATCGGCTCCGGTGTCACAAACTCCTATACCAGGAACCCTGCAATTACAGCATCAAGCATTGCTTCCATTGCCGAAATTTCCGGCGGCAGGGCAGTCCTCGGGCTTGGACCCGGAGACAAGGCAACCTTCGATGCCATGGGCATTGCCTGGGAAAAGCCTCTTGCAACCACCAGGGAAGCAATCCAGGCTATCAGAGGATTCATTGAAGGCAAGAAAGTCTCCATGGACGGCGAAATGGTCAAGTTCGGAGGCGCAAAGCTTGCTTTTAAAGCTGGAAATGTCCCGATTTACATGGGTGCCCAGGGTCCCAAGATGCTCGAACTTTCCGGTGAGGTTGCAGACGGTGTACTGATCAACGCTTCCCACCCGAAGGACTTTGAAGTTGCTGTGGAACAGATCCGCAAGGGTGCCGAAAAAGCCGGTCGCGACCCCAGTGAAGTCGATGTTACCGCATACGCCTGCTTCTCCATTGACAAAGACCCCGCAAAAGCCATCAACGCTGCAAAAGTAGTGGTCGCCTTCATCGTCGCAGGTTCCCCTGACCTTGTCCTTGAAAGGCACGGAATCCCTGTCGATGCCAAGAAGCAGATCGGTGACGCTATTGCCAAGGGAGACTTCGGAGCCCTCATGGGTGGACTTGTTACTCCCCAGATGATCGAAGCTTTTGCAATCTGTGGAACTCCTGAGGACTGCATGAAGAGGATTAAGGACCTTGAGGCAATCGGAGTCACCCAGATTGTCGCCGGATCCCCGATCGGTCCTGACAAAGAAAAAGCAATAAAGCTTATAGGCAAAGAGATCATTGCAAAGATGTAA
- a CDS encoding desulfoferrodoxin FeS4 iron-binding domain-containing protein has translation MAVSRKGEKYRCEICGNEVVVTEVGGGTLVCCGEDMTLIEE, from the coding sequence ATGGCTGTATCCAGAAAAGGAGAAAAGTACCGCTGTGAGATCTGCGGCAACGAAGTCGTTGTAACAGAAGTAGGAGGCGGGACACTTGTTTGCTGTGGGGAAGACATGACCCTCATTGAAGAATAA
- a CDS encoding DUF2180 family protein: MKCYECAREGKDTDAVGICIVCGRGVCKEHLIHEETPAWEGDYPIELKPDKEHIKRIVCVPCHEALKENCLFNEVC, from the coding sequence ATGAAATGTTATGAATGTGCCAGAGAGGGCAAAGATACGGATGCTGTGGGAATTTGTATCGTATGTGGGAGAGGAGTTTGCAAAGAACACCTTATCCATGAGGAAACACCTGCGTGGGAAGGCGACTATCCTATCGAACTTAAGCCTGACAAGGAACACATCAAAAGGATCGTCTGTGTCCCCTGCCATGAAGCTCTGAAGGAGAACTGTCTGTTTAATGAGGTTTGCTGA
- a CDS encoding DUF2180 family protein, which translates to MLKCYDCLEEGKDSEAVGVCIVCGKGLCMEHIQQVEFPMKGGGYPLPHKTLKKGLPRMMCKECISSILGDGFCV; encoded by the coding sequence ATGCTGAAATGTTACGATTGCCTTGAGGAGGGTAAGGACAGTGAAGCAGTAGGTGTTTGCATCGTCTGCGGGAAAGGGCTCTGCATGGAACATATCCAGCAGGTAGAATTCCCAATGAAGGGAGGAGGGTACCCACTGCCCCACAAAACTCTAAAGAAGGGACTTCCCAGAATGATGTGTAAGGAATGCATCAGTTCTATTCTCGGGGATGGGTTCTGCGTTTGA
- a CDS encoding carboxymuconolactone decarboxylase family protein, with the protein MTEHKEILESMGEKMGFTPQVLETLGDLDPEFLHKYRRCDHKILSDGALPAKMKILMALAVVASKQCESCTVAQMKSALKNGATKEEIMETMEVIFITSGAPAVAACRNALKMLKDM; encoded by the coding sequence ATGACAGAGCACAAAGAGATACTGGAGAGTATGGGAGAAAAGATGGGATTCACTCCGCAGGTTCTGGAAACACTGGGGGATCTAGATCCGGAATTCCTGCACAAATACAGAAGATGCGACCACAAAATACTGTCAGACGGGGCCCTTCCAGCCAAAATGAAAATCCTCATGGCCCTTGCAGTTGTGGCATCAAAGCAGTGTGAGTCCTGTACCGTAGCCCAGATGAAAAGTGCGCTCAAGAATGGAGCTACCAAAGAAGAGATTATGGAGACAATGGAAGTAATCTTCATCACCTCAGGTGCTCCTGCAGTAGCTGCATGCAGGAATGCTCTTAAAATGCTGAAAGATATGTAA
- a CDS encoding class II SORL domain-containing protein, with amino-acid sequence MAEEKINKPADPNNLTEGEKKHIPIINVPETIVAGEPFDVTVEVGIIPHVMEEKHHIEWIELYLNDKKIGKAELSLESKKAEATFTVEADKSLAGEESKLRALENCNIHGLWEEFMTIKMS; translated from the coding sequence ATGGCGGAAGAAAAAATAAACAAGCCTGCGGATCCTAACAATCTTACCGAAGGCGAGAAAAAGCACATCCCAATAATCAACGTACCGGAAACTATCGTTGCAGGAGAGCCTTTTGATGTGACCGTGGAAGTGGGGATAATTCCTCATGTAATGGAGGAAAAGCATCACATTGAATGGATCGAACTCTACCTCAACGACAAAAAAATAGGGAAGGCTGAACTCTCCTTAGAAAGCAAGAAGGCTGAAGCCACATTCACGGTTGAGGCCGACAAATCCCTGGCAGGAGAAGAGAGTAAACTCCGGGCTCTTGAAAACTGCAACATCCATGGGCTCTGGGAAGAGTTCATGACCATCAAGATGAGCTGA